From the genome of Mesorhizobium japonicum MAFF 303099, one region includes:
- a CDS encoding DeoR/GlpR family DNA-binding transcription regulator, which produces MTVRKAQRTARLIDLLSQRRVIHLSEAAALLGVSEMTVRRDIATNQGQIAYLGGHILAAAEIEADIPYELATAADSHAAAKREACAHAVRKIRPDETIFIDCGTTLIHLVDLIPENYQITAICYAMNVAERLSRKPNVTIIMLGGVYHPASASFSGTHDFDILNSVGINVAFLSAAGVDAKRGATCEHFHEAVVKQKVMSLARENYLVIDSSKIGKLKRAFFSAMDGFDAVITEHGEIGPDSFQPQA; this is translated from the coding sequence ATGACGGTTCGCAAAGCGCAAAGAACGGCACGGCTGATCGATCTGCTGTCGCAGCGGCGGGTCATCCATCTCAGCGAAGCGGCGGCGCTGCTCGGCGTTTCCGAGATGACGGTGCGGCGTGACATCGCCACCAACCAGGGACAGATCGCCTATCTCGGCGGACACATTTTGGCGGCGGCCGAGATCGAAGCCGATATTCCCTATGAACTGGCGACGGCGGCCGACAGCCATGCGGCGGCCAAGCGCGAAGCCTGCGCGCATGCGGTGCGCAAGATACGGCCCGACGAGACGATCTTCATCGACTGCGGCACGACGCTGATCCATCTGGTCGATCTCATTCCCGAAAATTATCAAATAACGGCAATATGTTACGCCATGAATGTGGCGGAACGCCTGAGCCGCAAGCCCAATGTCACGATTATCATGCTGGGCGGTGTCTATCATCCAGCCTCGGCCTCTTTCTCGGGCACGCATGATTTCGACATTTTGAACAGCGTCGGCATCAACGTGGCCTTCCTGTCAGCCGCCGGCGTCGATGCCAAGCGCGGCGCCACCTGCGAGCATTTCCACGAGGCGGTGGTGAAGCAGAAGGTGATGAGCCTGGCGCGCGAAAACTATCTGGTCATCGACTCGAGCAAGATCGGCAAGCTCAAGCGGGCCTTTTTCTCGGCCATGGATGGCTTCGACGCTGTCATCACCGAGCATGGCGAGATCGGGCCGGATTCATTCCAGCCGCAGGCATGA
- a CDS encoding TetR/AcrR family transcriptional regulator, giving the protein MEKKLAEAVIAEDTAAEPKPLRADAQRNRDRLVEVAASVFAERGIDASLEEIARRAGVGIGTLYRHFPTREHLVEVVYRREVEALCAAAAELAQKHPSDVALEVWMRRFVDYIATKRGLATSLRILLTTNSTLFSDTSGRVSQALRQLVEAAVADGTIRDDVDASDVLHALGGIYSAPDTPEWRDRSRRLVKLLMDGLRFGAGKG; this is encoded by the coding sequence GTGGAGAAAAAATTGGCCGAAGCCGTCATCGCTGAAGACACCGCCGCGGAACCCAAGCCGCTGCGCGCCGATGCCCAGCGCAACCGCGACCGGCTGGTCGAGGTGGCGGCTTCGGTATTTGCCGAGCGCGGCATCGATGCCTCGCTGGAGGAGATCGCGCGCCGTGCCGGCGTCGGCATCGGCACGCTCTACCGGCATTTCCCGACGCGCGAGCATCTGGTCGAGGTGGTCTACCGCCGCGAGGTCGAGGCGCTGTGCGCCGCCGCCGCCGAGCTTGCCCAAAAACATCCCTCCGATGTCGCGCTCGAGGTGTGGATGCGGCGCTTCGTCGACTACATCGCCACCAAGCGCGGCCTGGCGACCAGCCTGCGCATCCTGCTGACAACCAATTCCACCCTGTTCTCCGACACGTCGGGGCGGGTCTCGCAAGCCTTGCGACAATTGGTCGAGGCGGCGGTGGCCGACGGTACCATCCGTGACGATGTCGATGCCTCGGATGTGCTGCACGCACTTGGTGGCATCTATTCCGCGCCCGACACGCCGGAGTGGCGCGACCGTTCGCGCCGGCTGGTCAAGCTCTTGATGGACGGGCTGCGGTTCGGGGCGGGAAAGGGGTGA
- a CDS encoding (2Fe-2S)-binding protein: MTKIPVHLDINGQHHELQLEPRVTLLDALRERLGLTGTKKGCDHGQCGACTVHIDGERVLACLTLAAQAEGRAITTIEGLAREGELHPVQAAFLEQDAFQCGYCTPGQIMSAVACIREGHAGSDEEIREYMAGNLCRCGAYPHIVAAVRQAAQEFAS; encoded by the coding sequence ATGACGAAAATCCCCGTCCATCTCGATATCAACGGCCAGCACCACGAGTTGCAGCTCGAACCGCGCGTCACGCTGCTCGATGCCTTGCGCGAGCGGCTCGGCCTGACCGGCACCAAGAAGGGCTGCGACCATGGCCAGTGCGGCGCCTGCACCGTGCACATAGACGGCGAGCGCGTGCTGGCTTGCCTGACGCTGGCCGCGCAAGCCGAAGGCCGCGCCATCACCACCATTGAGGGGCTTGCACGGGAGGGCGAATTGCATCCCGTGCAGGCTGCCTTCCTCGAACAGGACGCCTTCCAGTGCGGCTATTGCACGCCGGGCCAGATCATGTCGGCGGTGGCCTGCATCCGCGAGGGCCATGCCGGCTCGGACGAAGAAATCCGCGAATACATGGCCGGCAATCTCTGCCGCTGCGGCGCCTATCCGCACATCGTCGCCGCCGTCCGCCAGGCAGCCCAGGAGTTCGCATCATGA
- a CDS encoding FAD binding domain-containing protein has protein sequence MRDFSYLRASSADAARQAAALPGAMLLAGGTTLIDLAKCGVAEPDMLVDITHLKGLDRIDVNERGATIGALAKMGHVADHADVKSRFPAISEALWQAASAQIRNMATIGGNLMQRTRCPYFRDPSNFSACNKRVSGSGCSAIGGVTRGHAVLGTSEACIAMYPGDLATALVAFDATVHLGERKLLVDDFFLLPGATPDREHAIEPGEMITAIEIPGSAAARRSTYLKIRDRQSYEFAAASAAVGIEFEADGRTIRDLRVALGGVATKPWRVRAVEDALKGKVLEPETVRAASLLAVEGAVDQGANHYKIELAPRVVARAILKLGETA, from the coding sequence ATGAGGGATTTTTCCTACCTGCGCGCCAGTTCGGCTGACGCCGCCCGCCAGGCGGCTGCCCTGCCCGGCGCCATGCTGCTCGCCGGCGGCACCACGCTGATCGACCTCGCCAAATGCGGCGTCGCCGAGCCCGACATGCTGGTCGACATCACCCACCTCAAGGGGCTGGACCGGATCGACGTGAACGAACGCGGCGCCACCATCGGCGCGCTCGCCAAAATGGGCCATGTCGCCGACCACGCCGACGTCAAGAGCCGCTTCCCCGCCATCTCCGAAGCACTGTGGCAGGCGGCGTCGGCGCAGATCCGCAACATGGCGACCATCGGCGGCAATCTGATGCAGCGCACGCGCTGCCCCTATTTCCGCGACCCCTCCAACTTTTCGGCCTGCAACAAGCGTGTATCAGGCAGCGGCTGTTCGGCGATCGGCGGCGTCACCCGCGGACACGCCGTGCTGGGCACCAGCGAGGCCTGTATCGCCATGTATCCTGGCGACCTCGCCACCGCTTTGGTCGCCTTCGACGCAACAGTTCATCTCGGCGAGCGCAAGCTTCTGGTGGACGACTTCTTCCTGCTGCCCGGCGCCACGCCCGACAGGGAACATGCGATCGAGCCGGGCGAGATGATCACCGCCATCGAAATTCCCGGCTCCGCCGCCGCCCGGCGCTCGACCTATCTGAAGATCCGCGACCGGCAATCCTATGAATTCGCCGCGGCAAGTGCGGCGGTCGGCATCGAATTCGAAGCCGATGGCCGCACTATCCGCGACCTGCGCGTCGCGCTCGGCGGCGTCGCGACCAAGCCGTGGCGTGTCCGTGCCGTGGAAGACGCCCTGAAGGGCAAGGTGCTGGAGCCGGAAACCGTCCGCGCCGCCAGCCTGCTCGCCGTCGAAGGCGCCGTCGACCAAGGCGCCAACCATTACAAGATCGAACTCGCGCCGCGCGTTGTCGCGCGCGCCATCCTCAAATTGGGAGAGACGGCATGA
- a CDS encoding xanthine dehydrogenase family protein molybdopterin-binding subunit, whose protein sequence is MTVHNIRVGESRRGDASDGALAEAVGGRLSRVDGPAKITGAAKYAVEQQLEHLAYAVLVESTIASGKVRAIDTAQAEAAPAVLQVLTPDTIISLRTASDWFGTPPPDKPYCPLARDITFSGQHIAAVVAETFEQAVAAAALVKVSYDETPSIVDLSDGKAGDGIPIDAMTKEWGDAPAAFAAAPVRICAAYNTPREYQAPMEPHGLIARWEGDHLTVWEPSQWLDGMARTYAEWFEVPFENVRLVSPYIGGGFGSKALALSHGAVAASAAKMLGRPVKLVMTRPQTFTGYGGRAATRQTVTIGANHDGMIQSIVHRGVNETSIDGMWVEPLGSVTSIMYATPNFSSKQNVVRVNSVVPGAMRAPGENPSAFGIESAIDELAYEVGIDPLEIRLRNYAEQDPHARKAWSTRQLREAFAAGAERFGWSRRSSKPRSMRDGNQLIGWGVAAGTYPVRRAYGEALVRILADGSVEVESSSIDMGQGTYTILAQTAAETVGVPADDVVVKLGDSRFARAGVSGGSRLAGVMTGAVHKAATSALDQMVGLAISDPRSPFHALQANTLVVANGRIGSPRGDGPDVSIAELLKSVGRDRIEATGDTMPANSTAEDRYKNYTTIAMALPHTEGDYSRYSWCAHFIEVRVDEDFGTVRVSRVVSALDSGRLYNPKLAESQWKGGIIMGIGQALLEEGIMDRRHGRIVNNNLADYLVPTNADIPDIEVISVGIPDPHSSALGGKGVGELGIVGVAPAIANAVFHATGKRVRDLPITLEKLI, encoded by the coding sequence ATGACCGTTCACAACATCAGAGTTGGTGAATCGAGACGGGGCGACGCCTCCGACGGCGCACTGGCGGAAGCCGTTGGCGGCCGGCTGTCGCGCGTCGACGGCCCGGCCAAGATCACCGGTGCCGCCAAATACGCCGTCGAGCAGCAGCTCGAGCACCTCGCCTATGCCGTGCTGGTCGAAAGCACGATTGCCTCGGGCAAGGTGCGCGCGATCGACACTGCGCAGGCTGAGGCGGCGCCGGCTGTGCTGCAAGTGCTGACGCCGGACACCATCATCAGCCTGAGGACCGCATCCGACTGGTTCGGCACGCCGCCACCGGACAAACCCTACTGCCCGCTGGCGCGCGACATCACCTTCTCCGGCCAGCATATCGCGGCAGTTGTCGCCGAAACCTTCGAGCAGGCGGTCGCCGCGGCGGCCCTCGTCAAGGTCAGCTATGACGAGACGCCTTCCATCGTCGATCTCAGCGACGGCAAGGCCGGCGACGGCATTCCGATCGATGCCATGACCAAGGAATGGGGCGATGCGCCCGCAGCCTTCGCCGCCGCGCCGGTGCGCATCTGCGCCGCCTACAACACGCCGCGCGAATACCAGGCGCCGATGGAGCCGCATGGCCTGATCGCGCGCTGGGAGGGCGATCATCTGACCGTCTGGGAGCCGAGCCAGTGGTTGGACGGCATGGCCCGCACCTACGCCGAATGGTTCGAAGTGCCGTTCGAGAATGTGCGGCTGGTCTCGCCCTATATTGGCGGTGGCTTCGGCTCCAAGGCGCTGGCGCTGAGCCATGGCGCGGTGGCGGCAAGTGCCGCCAAAATGCTGGGACGGCCGGTGAAGCTGGTGATGACGCGGCCGCAGACCTTTACCGGCTATGGCGGCCGCGCCGCGACGCGCCAGACGGTGACGATCGGCGCCAACCACGACGGCATGATCCAGTCGATCGTGCATCGCGGCGTCAACGAAACCTCCATCGACGGCATGTGGGTCGAGCCGCTCGGCTCGGTCACCTCGATCATGTACGCGACGCCGAATTTCTCCTCGAAGCAGAATGTCGTGCGGGTCAATTCCGTGGTGCCGGGCGCCATGCGGGCGCCGGGCGAAAATCCGTCGGCCTTCGGCATCGAAAGCGCCATCGACGAGCTCGCCTATGAGGTCGGCATCGACCCACTGGAGATTCGGCTCAGAAACTATGCCGAGCAGGATCCGCACGCCAGAAAAGCCTGGTCGACCAGGCAGTTGCGAGAGGCTTTTGCCGCGGGCGCCGAGCGCTTCGGCTGGTCCAGGCGCTCGTCGAAACCGCGCTCGATGCGCGACGGCAACCAGCTGATCGGCTGGGGCGTCGCCGCCGGCACCTATCCGGTGCGGCGCGCCTACGGCGAGGCTCTCGTGCGCATCCTGGCCGACGGCTCGGTCGAGGTCGAAAGCTCCTCGATCGACATGGGCCAGGGCACCTACACCATCCTGGCGCAGACCGCCGCCGAGACGGTCGGCGTGCCGGCCGACGATGTTGTGGTGAAGCTCGGCGACTCCCGCTTTGCCCGCGCCGGCGTCAGCGGCGGCTCGCGGCTGGCTGGCGTGATGACGGGGGCGGTCCACAAGGCCGCGACCTCGGCGCTCGATCAAATGGTGGGCCTGGCGATCAGCGATCCGCGCTCGCCCTTCCACGCGCTGCAGGCCAACACTCTGGTCGTCGCCAATGGCCGCATCGGCTCGCCGCGCGGCGACGGCCCCGATGTCTCGATCGCCGAACTGCTCAAGAGCGTCGGCCGCGACCGCATCGAGGCGACCGGCGACACCATGCCGGCCAACTCGACGGCGGAAGACCGCTACAAGAACTACACCACCATCGCCATGGCGCTGCCGCACACCGAGGGCGATTATTCCCGCTACTCCTGGTGCGCGCATTTCATCGAGGTGCGCGTCGACGAGGATTTCGGCACGGTGCGCGTGTCGCGCGTGGTGTCGGCGCTGGATTCCGGCCGGCTCTACAACCCGAAGCTCGCCGAAAGCCAATGGAAGGGCGGCATCATCATGGGCATCGGCCAGGCGTTGCTGGAAGAAGGCATCATGGATCGTCGCCATGGCCGCATCGTCAACAACAACCTCGCCGATTACCTGGTGCCGACCAATGCCGACATCCCGGACATCGAGGTGATCTCGGTCGGCATTCCCGACCCGCACTCCTCGGCGCTCGGCGGCAAGGGTGTGGGTGAGCTTGGCATCGTCGGTGTCGCGCCCGCGATCGCCAATGCGGTGTTCCACGCGACGGGAAAGAGGGTGCGGGATTTGCCGATCACGCTGGAGAAGCTGATCTGA
- a CDS encoding zinc-dependent alcohol dehydrogenase family protein — protein MKAIELSQPRLDAFRAATVATPEPQRGEVLIRQRAASLNFVDVAVASGNYPGPSFPLIPVADGAGEIVALGEGVTSFSMGDRVVAHAKPRWIGGRPRPYEMTQMRGISLPGSLAEYVALPANSLVPVPAHLSFEAASTLPIAGTTAWNALRTANVGPGSVVVLLGTGGVSIFTLQLAKAAGATVIITSSSDEKLERAKALGADHLINYRATPDWDGKVLELTGGLGADLVVETGGTATFARAINATAPGGTLFTIGFVTGAEATINLLPIIIKALKVIGNNTGSVSDLRDAARAIGAAGIKPVVDKVFSPDDAAEAYTHMAAGGLHFGKLVFGLEW, from the coding sequence ATGAAAGCCATCGAACTGAGCCAACCCAGGCTCGACGCCTTCCGCGCCGCCACCGTCGCCACCCCCGAACCGCAGCGCGGCGAGGTGCTGATCCGCCAGCGTGCGGCCAGCCTCAATTTCGTCGACGTCGCGGTGGCGAGCGGCAATTATCCCGGGCCGAGCTTTCCACTCATCCCGGTCGCCGACGGCGCCGGTGAGATCGTCGCGCTGGGCGAGGGCGTTACGAGTTTCAGCATGGGCGATCGCGTCGTCGCCCATGCCAAGCCGCGCTGGATCGGCGGAAGGCCGCGGCCCTACGAAATGACGCAGATGCGCGGCATCTCGTTGCCGGGGTCGCTGGCCGAATATGTCGCGCTGCCGGCCAATTCGCTTGTGCCGGTCCCGGCGCATCTCTCCTTCGAGGCGGCGTCGACGTTGCCGATCGCCGGCACCACGGCATGGAACGCGCTGCGCACCGCCAATGTCGGGCCGGGTTCGGTCGTCGTGCTGCTCGGCACCGGCGGCGTCTCGATCTTCACCCTGCAGCTTGCCAAGGCGGCTGGCGCCACCGTCATCATCACCTCGTCGTCGGACGAGAAGCTGGAGCGGGCGAAGGCGCTGGGCGCCGATCACCTCATCAACTACCGTGCGACGCCGGACTGGGACGGCAAGGTGCTGGAACTGACCGGCGGCCTTGGCGCCGACCTCGTCGTCGAGACCGGCGGCACCGCGACCTTCGCCCGCGCCATCAACGCCACGGCGCCCGGCGGCACGCTGTTCACCATCGGTTTCGTCACCGGCGCCGAGGCCACGATCAACCTGCTGCCGATCATCATCAAGGCCTTGAAAGTGATCGGCAACAACACCGGATCGGTGTCCGACCTTCGCGACGCCGCCCGCGCCATCGGCGCCGCCGGGATCAAGCCGGTCGTCGACAAGGTGTTTTCACCTGATGACGCGGCCGAAGCCTACACCCACATGGCTGCCGGCGGCCTGCATTTCGGCAAGCTGGTATTCGGGTTGGAGTGGTAG
- a CDS encoding LysR family transcriptional regulator, which produces MQQSHEPAALAEMAAFAAIAEARSFTRAAVRVGRDATILSRRLQSLEERLGVRLLHRTTRSVSLTEAGAEFLVRVRAILASVDEAEAAASAHADGSPRGLLRLALPGTFGRMWIGPLLPQFLAEFPDIRIEAEFSNRFADLVAENFDVAVRLGALEDSRLVARKVATRRRLLCAAPAYLARRGRPDTPQALLEHSCLGFSGFQTFPAWEMTDREGRRARVEVSGPLVSDDAEVLVEAAVQGLGLMMSTDWLIGRELADGRLVPVLEEWTLADEGAVYVVLPSAKGQAAKTRAFADWISKRFAPEPPWRQ; this is translated from the coding sequence ATGCAGCAATCTCACGAACCGGCGGCCCTTGCCGAAATGGCGGCCTTCGCGGCCATCGCCGAGGCGCGCTCCTTCACTAGGGCAGCAGTGCGTGTCGGGCGCGACGCGACCATCCTGTCGCGGCGCCTGCAATCGCTGGAGGAGCGGCTGGGGGTCAGGCTGCTGCACCGCACGACACGCAGCGTATCGCTGACCGAAGCGGGTGCCGAATTCCTGGTACGCGTGCGCGCCATCCTCGCCTCCGTCGACGAAGCCGAGGCCGCCGCGTCGGCGCATGCCGACGGCAGCCCGCGCGGCCTGCTCAGGCTGGCGCTGCCTGGCACGTTCGGGCGCATGTGGATCGGACCGCTGCTGCCGCAATTCCTTGCCGAATTTCCCGATATCCGCATCGAGGCCGAATTCTCCAACCGCTTCGCCGATCTGGTCGCCGAGAATTTCGACGTTGCCGTGCGGCTCGGCGCGCTTGAGGATTCGCGCCTTGTGGCGCGCAAGGTGGCGACGCGGCGCCGGCTGCTTTGCGCCGCCCCCGCCTATCTCGCCCGAAGAGGCAGGCCGGATACGCCGCAGGCGCTGCTCGAACATTCCTGCCTGGGCTTCAGCGGCTTCCAGACCTTTCCGGCCTGGGAGATGACCGACCGCGAGGGCCGGCGGGCGCGCGTCGAGGTTTCCGGGCCGTTGGTCAGCGACGACGCCGAGGTGCTGGTCGAGGCCGCCGTGCAGGGGCTCGGCCTGATGATGAGCACCGACTGGCTGATCGGCCGCGAACTCGCCGACGGGCGGCTAGTGCCTGTCCTGGAGGAATGGACGCTGGCCGACGAAGGCGCCGTCTATGTCGTCTTGCCCTCGGCCAAGGGACAAGCCGCCAAGACCCGCGCCTTCGCCGACTGGATCAGCAAGCGCTTCGCGCCGGAGCCGCCCTGGCGGCAATGA
- a CDS encoding slipin family protein, with product MMVGYVAYLVVALVVIMFLSAAVRILREYQRGVVFTLGRFTGVKGPGLIILVPFVQQMVKVDLRVVVQDVPPQDVISRDNVSVKVNAVLYFRIVDAERAIIQVEDYMAATNQLAQTTLRSVLGKHELDEMLAERDKLNSDIQEILDQRTDAWGIKVSNVEIKHVDLNESMIRAIAKQAEAERLRRAKVINADGEQQAAAKLVEAGRMLAAEPQAMQLRYFEALHDIAGERSSTVVFPLPVDLLSQFMKGQGEAK from the coding sequence ATGATGGTTGGTTATGTGGCCTATCTGGTCGTTGCGCTGGTCGTGATCATGTTCTTGTCCGCGGCCGTCCGTATCCTCCGGGAATATCAGCGCGGCGTGGTCTTCACGCTCGGCCGCTTCACCGGGGTGAAGGGTCCCGGCCTCATCATCCTCGTCCCCTTCGTGCAGCAGATGGTGAAGGTCGACCTGCGGGTGGTGGTGCAGGATGTGCCGCCGCAGGACGTGATTTCGCGCGACAACGTCTCGGTGAAGGTGAACGCGGTGCTCTATTTCCGAATCGTCGACGCCGAGCGCGCGATCATCCAGGTCGAGGACTACATGGCCGCCACCAACCAGCTGGCGCAAACCACGCTGCGCTCGGTGCTCGGCAAGCACGAGCTCGACGAGATGCTGGCCGAACGCGACAAGCTCAACAGCGACATCCAGGAAATCCTCGACCAGCGCACCGACGCCTGGGGCATCAAGGTGTCGAATGTCGAGATCAAGCATGTCGACCTGAACGAGAGCATGATCCGCGCCATCGCCAAGCAGGCCGAGGCCGAGCGGCTGCGGCGCGCCAAGGTGATCAATGCCGATGGCGAGCAGCAGGCGGCGGCGAAACTGGTCGAGGCGGGCCGGATGCTGGCGGCCGAACCGCAGGCCATGCAACTGCGCTATTTCGAGGCCCTGCACGACATTGCCGGCGAGCGCTCGTCGACGGTGGTGTTCCCGCTGCCGGTGGATCTGCTCAGCCAGTTCATGAAGGGGCAGGGTGAGGCGAAGTAA